The proteins below are encoded in one region of Rubripirellula reticaptiva:
- a CDS encoding winged helix-turn-helix transcriptional regulator — MDTKNKPRHTSYVLPACPVEATLELIGGKWKGIVLFYLLDGRLRFSELKRKIGCVTQRMLTKQLRELEASGLVNRIVYAEVPPRVEYELTEEGKSLKPVLKALKKWGEEHAMDLIAAREQVSE; from the coding sequence ATGGATACCAAGAACAAGCCCCGGCACACCAGTTACGTGCTGCCCGCCTGTCCCGTTGAAGCGACGTTGGAGCTGATTGGTGGCAAGTGGAAAGGGATCGTACTCTTCTATTTGCTCGACGGCCGGCTTCGTTTCAGTGAACTCAAGCGGAAGATCGGTTGTGTCACACAGCGAATGCTAACCAAGCAGCTTCGCGAACTCGAAGCCAGCGGTTTGGTGAACCGAATCGTCTACGCCGAAGTGCCGCCGCGAGTTGAATACGAACTCACCGAAGAAGGCAAGTCGCTCAAGCCCGTGTTAAAGGCACTCAAGAAATGGGGTGAAGAGCACGCGATGGATTTGATCGCTGCACGTGAACAAGTAAGTGAATGA
- a CDS encoding SDR family oxidoreductase → MTTKRNFGPKGWTPERIGSLAGKTYLITGANNGAGFEATRVFLSKGASVVMLNRSADKFTAAMAKLKQEFGSDADVTFVRMDLAELDSVREAAADVLKKVPRIDALVCNAAIAQVAKQEITVDGFESQLGVNHFGHFLLCGLLFDRIAESSGRIVVVGSNAYKMGLKRIQFEDLNFDNNYTAWNSYAQSKLAQMMFAYELQRRVEAAGKNVTVQVCHPGASRTNLLKDTASTFNKIVWSILSRVIAQSAEKGSWPEVMCATEETVEPERLYGPTKRAQTVGPIGECQLDECALDREAAAKLWTLSEQKTSPSWST, encoded by the coding sequence ATGACCACCAAGAGAAACTTTGGACCGAAGGGCTGGACGCCGGAGCGGATCGGCTCCCTGGCCGGCAAAACGTATCTCATCACCGGTGCCAACAATGGCGCGGGATTTGAAGCGACGCGAGTGTTCCTGTCCAAAGGCGCAAGCGTGGTGATGCTGAATCGTAGCGCCGACAAGTTTACTGCCGCCATGGCGAAGCTGAAGCAGGAATTCGGCAGCGATGCTGACGTGACGTTCGTGCGGATGGACCTGGCGGAGTTGGATTCCGTACGAGAAGCTGCGGCGGACGTCTTGAAGAAAGTTCCCCGCATCGACGCTCTTGTCTGCAACGCCGCCATCGCGCAGGTTGCCAAACAAGAGATCACCGTCGACGGCTTTGAAAGCCAGCTTGGCGTGAACCACTTTGGTCATTTCCTACTCTGCGGACTGTTGTTCGATCGGATCGCAGAGTCCTCGGGGCGGATCGTCGTTGTCGGCAGCAACGCCTACAAAATGGGGCTGAAGAGAATCCAGTTCGAAGACCTCAATTTTGACAACAACTACACCGCCTGGAATTCCTACGCCCAAAGCAAACTCGCCCAGATGATGTTCGCCTACGAATTGCAGCGCCGCGTTGAAGCTGCCGGAAAGAACGTCACCGTCCAGGTCTGCCACCCCGGCGCGTCGCGCACCAACTTGCTAAAGGACACGGCAAGCACCTTCAACAAAATCGTCTGGTCGATACTCTCACGAGTGATCGCACAATCCGCCGAAAAAGGTTCCTGGCCTGAAGTGATGTGTGCAACGGAGGAAACCGTGGAACCGGAAAGACTTTACGGTCCGACCAAAAGAGCCCAGACAGTCGGCCCCATTGGCGAATGCCAATTGGATGAATGCGCCCTGGATCGAGAAGCAGCCGCCAAGCTCTGGACGCTTTCCGAACAGAAGACGTCACCAAGCTGGTCGACGTGA
- a CDS encoding SDR family NAD(P)-dependent oxidoreductase, producing MDLKLNNKTALVTASTGGIGLAIATRLAAEGATTIINGRSNSSVDKAITTIRESNPKADLVGLVSDNGTVEGVAQTIAEHPQLDILVNNLGIFEAVDFFDLTDEAWQHIFDINVMSGVRLARHYLKQMLEQNTGRIIFISSESGVVPAPEMPHYAMTKTAQLAVSRSLAQLTKGSSVTVTTVMPGSTLTPGVKEFVSNLFPDESYESAEKRFMADNRPTSLIQRLIEPEEIANMVAFVASPLASAINGAPIRVDGGLIPTIA from the coding sequence ATGGACCTGAAACTAAACAACAAAACTGCCTTGGTCACTGCATCGACCGGTGGCATTGGCCTGGCGATCGCGACTCGCTTGGCTGCCGAAGGGGCAACCACGATCATCAACGGTCGCAGCAATTCGAGCGTTGACAAAGCGATAACCACAATTCGCGAAAGCAATCCGAAGGCCGACCTGGTCGGACTGGTGTCCGACAACGGGACTGTCGAAGGTGTCGCTCAAACCATCGCCGAACATCCACAGCTTGATATCCTCGTTAACAACTTGGGCATTTTTGAGGCGGTCGATTTCTTCGACCTGACGGACGAAGCCTGGCAACACATTTTCGACATCAACGTGATGAGCGGTGTGCGTCTTGCCCGGCATTACCTCAAGCAAATGCTGGAGCAAAACACTGGACGCATCATTTTCATCAGCAGCGAATCCGGCGTCGTGCCGGCTCCTGAAATGCCACACTACGCGATGACCAAAACAGCTCAGCTTGCCGTCTCACGTAGTCTGGCTCAGTTGACCAAAGGAAGCTCAGTTACCGTGACCACCGTGATGCCGGGTTCAACGTTGACCCCAGGCGTAAAGGAATTCGTCAGCAATCTGTTCCCGGATGAGTCATATGAATCGGCCGAAAAACGTTTCATGGCAGACAATCGGCCGACCTCGTTGATTCAGAGATTGATCGAACCAGAAGAGATTGCCAACATGGTTGCGTTTGTTGCCAGCCCACTCGCATCGGCGATCAACGGAGCGCCAATACGAGTCGACGGTGGTCTCATTCCAACGATTGCGTGA
- a CDS encoding YdeI/OmpD-associated family protein codes for MSDYPYNFDATIVTYEFGKMNSSVVYVPDGVTSRLTFGKSKRLRIDGEIAGIRIEAALLPTRGKWCLMVSKKLQKLIGVTVGDHVSIAFEVADQDAITVPMELQYALEANDAARDVWDSWTAGKRRSFCYRVSNAKMIETRERRVEEVIDTLMEHTK; via the coding sequence ATGAGTGACTATCCCTACAACTTTGACGCCACAATTGTCACCTATGAGTTTGGCAAGATGAACAGTTCGGTCGTGTATGTACCGGACGGGGTCACGTCGCGATTAACATTCGGAAAGTCGAAGCGTTTGCGAATCGACGGCGAAATCGCTGGCATTCGGATCGAGGCGGCGTTGTTGCCGACGCGGGGCAAGTGGTGCTTGATGGTGTCGAAAAAGCTTCAAAAGCTGATCGGTGTCACGGTGGGCGATCATGTGTCGATCGCGTTTGAGGTCGCTGATCAGGACGCGATCACAGTTCCGATGGAGTTGCAGTACGCGTTGGAAGCGAACGATGCGGCTCGCGATGTGTGGGACAGTTGGACCGCCGGCAAGCGTCGCAGTTTTTGTTACCGAGTCAGTAACGCGAAAATGATCGAAACTCGTGAACGCCGGGTCGAAGAAGTCATTGACACGCTAATGGAGCACACCAAGTGA
- a CDS encoding four helix bundle protein: MSEENSQVDLKTRTREFALRVIRLYSSLPKTTEAQVMGKQVLRSGTSVGAHYREGTRARSNAEFISKVEGGLQELEETQYWFEWLVQSGVVSEERLGPLTEEANELTAILVTCAKNARQRKS, from the coding sequence ATGAGTGAAGAAAATAGCCAAGTTGATTTGAAGACTCGGACTCGGGAGTTTGCTTTGCGTGTGATTCGGTTGTACTCGTCGTTGCCGAAGACGACCGAGGCGCAAGTGATGGGTAAGCAGGTTTTGCGGAGTGGCACATCGGTCGGGGCTCACTACCGTGAAGGAACGCGTGCTCGGTCCAATGCCGAGTTCATCAGCAAGGTTGAAGGCGGGCTACAAGAATTGGAAGAAACGCAATACTGGTTTGAATGGCTCGTCCAGTCCGGTGTCGTCAGCGAAGAACGCCTGGGACCACTCACGGAAGAAGCCAACGAGCTGACCGCGATCCTTGTCACTTGTGCCAAGAACGCACGACAACGCAAGTCCTAA
- the egtB gene encoding ergothioneine biosynthesis protein EgtB has translation MNENAADSSLSKQFESVRRFTDRITASLSPEDCMVQSMEDASPVRWHLAHGTWFFETFVLKQEADYTVFDKHFSYLFNSYYNAIGEQFPRPNRGTISRPGLDCIREYRRYVDRELLSRLQSPDFVARHAETITVGLNHEQQHQELILTDIKNALASNPMLPVYEDREFAPSNGTTDSWAEITDGKYDVGHDGDGFCFDNELPRHTVFLPAFRISLNLTTCGQFIEFINDGGYERPELWLSLGWNAVKERSWNAPLYWMRRDGRWMQFTLAGLTPVDPDWPICHVSYFEADAFARWAGKRLPTEFEWEVACRSLTETRAEANTGQFADKLFAGGYAIHPTLSSGGFFGSVWQWTASSYQAYPGYRPPPGAIGEYNGKFMCNQYVLRGGSVATSQSHIRDTYRNFFPADARWQFSGFRLAE, from the coding sequence ATGAATGAGAACGCTGCGGATTCGAGCTTGAGCAAACAATTCGAGAGTGTTCGGCGGTTTACCGATCGCATCACGGCGTCGCTTTCGCCGGAAGACTGCATGGTGCAGTCGATGGAGGATGCGAGCCCAGTGCGTTGGCATCTCGCACACGGAACATGGTTCTTTGAAACGTTCGTACTGAAACAAGAAGCGGACTACACGGTATTTGACAAGCACTTTTCCTATCTGTTTAACTCCTATTACAACGCGATTGGCGAGCAATTCCCCCGACCCAACCGGGGAACGATCTCGCGGCCTGGACTTGATTGCATTCGGGAGTATCGCCGTTACGTTGATCGGGAGTTGCTCAGCCGATTGCAATCGCCCGACTTCGTTGCTCGGCATGCTGAAACGATCACCGTAGGTTTGAACCACGAACAACAGCATCAGGAGTTGATCCTTACGGACATCAAGAATGCGTTGGCGTCCAATCCGATGTTGCCCGTGTATGAAGACCGCGAGTTTGCGCCGTCAAATGGGACGACGGATTCGTGGGCAGAGATCACCGATGGCAAATACGACGTCGGACACGATGGAGATGGGTTTTGTTTCGACAATGAACTGCCTCGTCACACGGTATTTCTTCCGGCATTTCGTATCTCGTTGAATTTGACGACCTGTGGACAGTTCATTGAGTTCATCAACGATGGGGGATACGAGCGACCGGAGTTATGGCTCTCACTCGGCTGGAACGCGGTCAAGGAACGGAGTTGGAACGCACCGCTCTACTGGATGCGCCGAGATGGTCGATGGATGCAATTCACATTGGCAGGGCTTACGCCGGTCGATCCCGATTGGCCCATCTGTCATGTCAGCTATTTTGAGGCGGATGCGTTCGCACGATGGGCTGGCAAACGACTCCCCACCGAATTTGAATGGGAGGTCGCATGTCGAAGTCTCACCGAGACGCGTGCAGAAGCTAATACGGGCCAATTCGCTGACAAGTTGTTCGCAGGCGGCTACGCCATTCACCCGACGTTGTCATCGGGTGGATTTTTTGGTTCCGTTTGGCAGTGGACTGCGAGTAGCTATCAAGCCTATCCCGGTTACCGCCCGCCGCCCGGTGCGATCGGCGAGTACAACGGAAAGTTCATGTGCAATCAATACGTCCTGCGTGGAGGAAGCGTGGCAACGTCGCAGTCGCATATTCGCGACACATACCGAAACTTTTTCCCAGCGGACGCACGCTGGCAGTTCTCCGGCTTCCGCTTGGCAGAATAG
- a CDS encoding ACT domain-containing protein has product MNGEANLLTLLQNMRPELQDGEFVFCSLEPAVASELSLSPIGQFLEEEGLTLILAKDEAEANHLDFTFPCRKITLKVHSSLEAIGFLAIVTEKLAEHGISVNAISACYHDHLFVPSERAEDAMRVLSDLVKQSHRSQ; this is encoded by the coding sequence ATGAACGGCGAAGCGAATCTGCTGACATTGCTGCAAAACATGCGGCCGGAACTGCAAGATGGCGAATTTGTGTTTTGCTCATTGGAACCGGCAGTCGCGTCCGAACTTAGCCTTTCCCCCATCGGACAGTTTCTTGAAGAGGAGGGTTTGACGCTGATTCTTGCGAAGGACGAAGCGGAAGCGAACCATCTCGACTTCACTTTTCCTTGCAGGAAGATCACTCTTAAAGTGCACTCCAGCCTTGAGGCGATCGGTTTCCTTGCCATCGTAACTGAAAAGCTGGCAGAACACGGCATCAGCGTCAATGCAATCTCAGCCTGTTATCATGACCACCTTTTTGTCCCGTCTGAAAGAGCGGAAGACGCGATGCGTGTATTGAGTGACTTGGTCAAACAATCACATCGCTCGCAGTAA
- a CDS encoding zinc-dependent alcohol dehydrogenase family protein, protein MKAMLINAYGENATFEAADIAKPKVKAGHVLVKIAASSVNTVDTMIRNMGKDLPLSPDTPAILGMDFAGTVEAVGDGVKDYSVGDEVYGCAGGLADLPGTLAEYIVADSNLIAHKAKNLSMREAAALPLVAITAYEGLKRAGIQQGQKVLVHGGSGGVGHVALQLAKHWGAEVYSTGGGEKQLALIEQLGATGINYKTETVEQYVAKHTGGAGFDVVFDSVGGANLTNSFEAAALNGQVATTVSMCELDLTPAHFKGLSLHVVFMLIPMLHNFRREQHAEILRDLAQICESGGLKPVLDEEQFTLEQVGQAYARLESGKAMGKVVVEN, encoded by the coding sequence ATGAAAGCGATGCTCATCAACGCCTATGGCGAAAACGCGACTTTTGAAGCTGCGGATATTGCGAAACCCAAAGTGAAGGCAGGCCACGTGTTGGTCAAGATCGCCGCTTCGAGCGTGAACACGGTCGACACGATGATTCGCAACATGGGGAAGGACTTACCTTTGTCGCCCGATACGCCAGCCATTCTCGGGATGGACTTCGCCGGAACGGTTGAGGCCGTCGGCGACGGTGTGAAAGACTATTCAGTTGGCGATGAAGTCTATGGCTGTGCCGGCGGGTTGGCTGACCTGCCTGGCACGTTGGCCGAGTACATCGTTGCCGACAGCAACTTGATTGCCCACAAGGCGAAGAACCTGTCGATGCGAGAAGCCGCCGCATTGCCGCTGGTCGCGATCACGGCCTACGAAGGCTTGAAACGCGCCGGCATCCAACAAGGCCAGAAAGTTCTCGTGCATGGTGGTTCTGGCGGAGTTGGCCATGTCGCGTTGCAACTGGCAAAACACTGGGGCGCCGAAGTCTACTCGACCGGTGGCGGCGAGAAACAACTTGCCCTGATCGAACAACTTGGTGCAACTGGCATCAACTACAAAACTGAAACGGTCGAGCAGTACGTTGCCAAGCACACCGGCGGCGCGGGGTTTGATGTCGTGTTCGACTCGGTTGGCGGTGCAAACCTGACGAACTCTTTTGAAGCGGCCGCGCTGAACGGTCAAGTCGCCACGACCGTGTCAATGTGCGAGCTAGATTTGACTCCCGCTCACTTCAAGGGCTTGTCGTTGCACGTTGTTTTTATGCTGATTCCGATGCTGCACAATTTCCGGCGGGAGCAACACGCAGAAATACTCCGCGACCTAGCTCAGATTTGCGAGTCCGGCGGACTCAAGCCTGTATTGGATGAAGAGCAGTTCACGCTTGAACAAGTCGGGCAAGCGTACGCTCGCTTGGAGAGCGGAAAAGCGATGGGAAAAGTCGTCGTCGAGAACTAA
- a CDS encoding helix-turn-helix domain-containing protein, giving the protein MASEFKVKHFKVRGSADDEITIHQWESVKHTWPRHSHPEYKLGVSEGGTGTFFYRGERYHTGPGKLLVIHPNEAHTCTATGAWRYLYAAPSVIASIVKAFDRNGDIEPLLLPPVIDDSQLAELVLQAHRAMDDGASQLEQESAFYDAICEVLVRHASLPDIPKKEERANIRRVQDSLEARFNENVSLHELAELAGTSAPYLSRVFSKEVGMPIQVYLSQVRVRRAQQMLMAGETPANVAYAVGFTDQSHFTRHFKRLIGVPPGTYSRAISTVGSS; this is encoded by the coding sequence ATGGCTTCCGAATTCAAGGTGAAGCATTTCAAAGTTCGCGGTTCTGCTGACGACGAAATAACAATCCATCAGTGGGAGTCGGTCAAACACACTTGGCCGCGTCACTCACACCCCGAATACAAACTGGGCGTCTCCGAAGGCGGGACGGGCACGTTCTTCTATCGGGGCGAGCGATACCACACTGGACCGGGAAAGCTACTTGTCATCCACCCCAATGAGGCGCATACGTGCACAGCGACAGGGGCATGGCGGTATCTCTATGCTGCCCCAAGTGTCATCGCAAGCATCGTAAAAGCGTTTGACCGCAATGGTGATATCGAACCCTTGTTGCTGCCTCCGGTCATCGACGATTCTCAACTTGCAGAACTCGTTTTGCAGGCTCACCGGGCGATGGACGACGGAGCTTCGCAGTTGGAACAGGAATCTGCGTTTTATGATGCAATCTGTGAAGTCCTGGTTCGACACGCATCATTGCCCGACATACCAAAGAAGGAAGAACGTGCGAACATCCGCCGAGTCCAGGACAGCTTGGAAGCAAGATTCAATGAGAACGTCTCTCTTCACGAACTCGCTGAATTGGCAGGGACTTCGGCCCCGTATCTAAGCCGCGTCTTCTCCAAAGAGGTCGGAATGCCTATCCAGGTCTATCTCTCTCAAGTCCGAGTGCGTCGCGCGCAGCAGATGCTGATGGCCGGTGAGACACCGGCGAATGTCGCCTACGCCGTCGGTTTCACGGACCAATCGCACTTCACGCGACATTTCAAACGGCTCATTGGTGTTCCGCCCGGAACCTATTCCAGGGCCATTAGCACAGTTGGGTCCTCTTGA
- a CDS encoding alkyl/aryl-sulfatase — protein sequence MNRLFLPLILLLVAAPVFAQDNAATRKLTQQSKQFEEQIVKVADKVHVAVGFSPANVSMIVGDDGVVIVDTGMTRDDADRIVAEFRKITDKPVKAIIFTHSHGDHTGGVTSFLGAERPQIWAHNNFGSEYRPLTDAGVTFQSVRAARQAGFKLPPEQRINNGVAPVRYPKSGGHAFASGAESKPSHFLEGDRQTINVAGVELELVSAPGETNDELFVWYPAGKVLFAGDNFYRSFPNLYAIRGTPNRSVRLWADSLTNMSANNAVALVGGHTKPIVGADEVKQVLGDYRDAVQFIHDKTVEGMNKGMTPDELVEYVQLPERLASKDYLQPFYGHPEWGVRTVFSQYFGWFDGNPSNLFRLTLKSEAERVAKLAGGKEKLVSAAKDALANDDNQWATQLADHLLALDKNDRDAKQIKADALTKLARNMVNATARNYYLTVARELRE from the coding sequence ATGAACCGACTCTTCCTTCCATTGATCCTGCTGCTCGTAGCGGCCCCCGTTTTTGCACAAGACAATGCTGCGACCCGAAAGCTGACGCAACAATCGAAACAGTTTGAAGAACAAATCGTCAAAGTCGCCGATAAAGTCCACGTCGCAGTCGGATTCAGTCCGGCGAACGTTTCGATGATCGTTGGTGACGATGGCGTTGTCATTGTCGATACGGGAATGACGCGAGACGACGCCGATCGCATCGTGGCGGAGTTTCGCAAGATCACCGACAAACCGGTCAAGGCGATCATCTTCACGCACTCACATGGTGACCATACCGGCGGTGTGACTTCGTTTCTTGGAGCAGAGCGACCGCAAATCTGGGCTCACAACAACTTCGGAAGCGAATACCGTCCATTGACGGATGCCGGTGTTACGTTTCAATCAGTCCGAGCAGCAAGGCAAGCTGGATTCAAGTTGCCACCGGAGCAACGGATCAACAACGGCGTCGCCCCGGTTCGATACCCCAAGAGCGGCGGCCACGCGTTCGCGTCAGGTGCGGAGTCGAAACCGTCACACTTTCTCGAAGGAGATCGGCAGACGATCAACGTGGCCGGAGTTGAACTTGAACTCGTGTCAGCACCCGGTGAGACCAACGACGAACTGTTCGTCTGGTATCCGGCTGGCAAAGTACTCTTCGCTGGCGACAATTTCTACCGATCGTTTCCAAACTTGTACGCGATTCGAGGGACTCCCAACCGTAGCGTTCGCCTGTGGGCCGACAGCCTCACTAATATGTCTGCCAACAATGCGGTCGCCTTGGTCGGTGGCCACACCAAACCGATTGTCGGAGCAGACGAAGTCAAACAAGTCCTCGGCGATTACCGTGATGCCGTTCAGTTCATCCACGACAAAACCGTCGAGGGAATGAACAAGGGAATGACGCCGGATGAGTTGGTTGAGTACGTGCAGCTTCCTGAGCGCCTCGCCAGCAAAGACTATTTGCAACCGTTTTACGGGCATCCCGAATGGGGCGTGCGGACCGTCTTCAGCCAGTACTTTGGCTGGTTCGACGGCAACCCATCCAATCTGTTTCGCCTGACGTTGAAATCAGAAGCAGAGCGTGTTGCCAAGTTGGCGGGTGGAAAAGAGAAACTGGTCTCTGCGGCCAAAGACGCGCTCGCGAACGATGACAACCAATGGGCCACGCAACTCGCAGACCATCTATTGGCCCTCGACAAGAACGACCGCGATGCAAAACAAATCAAAGCCGATGCTTTGACGAAGTTGGCTCGCAACATGGTCAACGCAACCGCTCGCAACTACTACCTCACCGTCGCACGCGAGCTACGGGAATGA
- the egtD gene encoding L-histidine N(alpha)-methyltransferase, with translation MNTLEQKQTSENFLADVLEGLQKPKKTLPCKYFYDGAGSRLFDEICELDEYYLTRTELAITSENADAIAHQIDRRVMLIEFGSGSSIKTRILLDALIDPVAYVPVDVSAEHLLMTADDLRSSYPRIEICPVVADFTKPFSLPTTKAPYSHVALYFPGSTIGNYTPEEAAGLLASIAKLLGPQGGLLIGIDLQKDVSTIVAAYDDSQGVTAKFNLNLLERINRELNGDFVLPNFQHKAIYNSTDHRIEISIVSLVDQNVMVGDTVVNFAKGEKILTEYSHKYSIEGFAELARPHGFSLHQQWTDSEGLFGLLHLVLDGAADE, from the coding sequence ATCAATACGCTCGAACAAAAGCAGACCAGCGAGAACTTCCTTGCCGATGTCCTCGAAGGACTTCAGAAACCGAAAAAAACGCTGCCTTGCAAATACTTCTATGATGGTGCCGGATCAAGACTGTTTGATGAGATCTGCGAACTCGACGAGTACTATCTGACGCGAACGGAACTCGCCATCACGAGTGAAAACGCAGACGCGATCGCACACCAAATTGATCGGCGTGTCATGCTGATTGAATTCGGCAGCGGCAGTTCGATCAAGACTCGAATTCTGCTGGATGCACTGATTGATCCGGTGGCCTACGTGCCAGTCGACGTTTCAGCAGAACATCTTTTGATGACAGCCGACGACTTGCGTTCAAGCTATCCTAGAATCGAGATTTGTCCTGTGGTCGCTGACTTTACGAAACCGTTTTCGCTGCCGACAACCAAGGCCCCCTATTCGCACGTGGCCCTCTATTTCCCGGGATCGACGATTGGCAACTACACGCCGGAAGAGGCAGCAGGACTTCTCGCGTCGATCGCCAAATTGCTTGGCCCCCAAGGTGGGTTGCTGATTGGCATTGATCTTCAAAAAGATGTGTCCACCATTGTCGCTGCCTACGATGATTCTCAAGGCGTTACCGCAAAATTCAACTTGAATTTATTGGAGCGTATCAACCGTGAGCTAAATGGTGATTTCGTCTTGCCCAACTTTCAGCACAAAGCGATCTACAACTCGACGGATCATCGCATCGAAATTTCGATTGTCAGTCTTGTGGATCAAAACGTGATGGTCGGAGACACAGTCGTTAATTTTGCGAAAGGCGAGAAGATTCTGACCGAGTATTCGCACAAGTATAGCATCGAGGGTTTCGCCGAACTGGCTAGGCCGCATGGTTTCAGCTTGCACCAACAGTGGACGGACAGCGAAGGCCTGTTCGGCTTGCTGCATCTTGTGCTAGACGGAGCGGCAGATGAATGA
- a CDS encoding PhzF family phenazine biosynthesis protein, whose protein sequence is MTTPQNVPIWQVDAFADRPFTGNPAAVCVLERYPDDEWLQNVAAEMNLSETSFLVPANEPNSFHLRWFTPATEVDLCGHATLAAAHTLLEQERVNPNEPIRFQTRSGELPCVCSGERITLNFPSTPASNDVDPALAKLLLSALAVESGEVLQTKFDLVVVCNDANTVESASPDFNKLARIETRGVMITAPSDRDGVEFVSRFFAPRCGINEDPVTGSAHCCLAPYWATKLQKTSLVGYQASRRGGTVHCEIAYDHVKLSGTAVTVMEGRLKIPST, encoded by the coding sequence ATGACTACGCCGCAAAATGTTCCCATCTGGCAAGTCGACGCGTTCGCAGATCGGCCATTCACCGGTAACCCGGCGGCGGTTTGCGTCCTCGAACGCTATCCCGACGACGAGTGGCTGCAAAACGTCGCTGCTGAAATGAACTTGTCAGAGACCTCGTTCCTGGTCCCGGCGAATGAACCCAATTCGTTTCACTTGCGTTGGTTTACACCGGCGACCGAAGTGGATCTGTGCGGACACGCGACTCTGGCTGCGGCTCACACATTGCTCGAACAGGAAAGAGTCAATCCCAACGAACCGATCCGCTTTCAAACTCGAAGCGGTGAACTGCCGTGCGTTTGCTCAGGCGAACGAATCACGCTCAATTTTCCTTCGACGCCGGCAAGCAATGATGTCGATCCCGCGTTGGCAAAGCTTCTGCTTTCGGCACTTGCGGTAGAATCGGGTGAAGTGCTGCAAACAAAGTTCGACTTGGTGGTCGTTTGCAATGATGCCAACACAGTCGAGTCGGCTAGCCCTGACTTTAACAAGCTCGCAAGAATCGAAACTCGCGGAGTGATGATCACGGCACCGAGCGACCGCGACGGCGTCGAATTTGTTTCGCGGTTCTTTGCGCCTCGCTGCGGCATCAACGAAGACCCCGTCACCGGGTCAGCCCATTGTTGCCTCGCGCCGTATTGGGCAACTAAGTTGCAGAAGACTTCACTGGTCGGCTACCAGGCTTCGCGACGAGGCGGAACTGTCCACTGCGAAATCGCCTATGACCACGTCAAGCTTTCGGGCACCGCCGTGACGGTGATGGAAGGACGCTTGAAGATTCCCAGCACGTGA
- a CDS encoding tRNA-binding protein — protein MNESGIITWQEFQNVDLRAGTVTLADEFPEARNPAYKITVDFGPEIGLRRTSAQITANYTKEELIGRQVIGVVNFPPKQIGPMMSEFLIVGFYRDDGSVILAVPDKSIPNGAELA, from the coding sequence GTGAACGAGTCGGGCATCATCACTTGGCAAGAGTTCCAAAACGTGGACCTGCGAGCGGGAACGGTCACATTAGCTGACGAATTCCCCGAAGCTCGCAATCCGGCGTACAAGATCACGGTCGATTTCGGCCCCGAGATTGGCCTTCGCCGCACGAGTGCTCAGATCACCGCGAACTACACGAAGGAGGAACTGATTGGTCGACAAGTCATCGGAGTGGTGAACTTTCCGCCGAAGCAGATCGGCCCGATGATGTCGGAGTTTCTAATCGTCGGATTCTATCGCGACGACGGATCGGTCATCCTGGCGGTTCCCGACAAGTCGATCCCCAATGGAGCCGAATTGGCGTGA
- a CDS encoding OsmC family protein produces MIVATISWSNAADDFAKQSYSRRHTWSFDGGLTIAASSSPDIVPVPMSDASAVDPEEAFVASLSSCHMLWFLSIAAKAGFVVEEYIDEAAGEMRENDAGKSFIAVVTLRPVVKWGGDREPESAELRRLHDQAHEECFIANSVKTQIRIEIE; encoded by the coding sequence ATGATTGTTGCCACCATATCCTGGTCAAACGCCGCGGATGACTTTGCGAAGCAAAGCTACAGTCGACGCCACACGTGGAGTTTTGACGGTGGTTTGACCATCGCGGCATCCTCGTCACCCGATATTGTTCCGGTCCCGATGTCGGATGCGAGTGCCGTTGACCCCGAAGAAGCCTTCGTCGCGTCGCTATCGAGTTGTCACATGTTGTGGTTTCTATCCATTGCCGCCAAAGCGGGCTTCGTCGTCGAAGAGTACATCGACGAAGCGGCGGGAGAGATGCGAGAAAACGACGCGGGTAAATCATTCATCGCAGTTGTTACCCTTCGCCCGGTAGTGAAGTGGGGTGGCGACCGCGAACCGGAGTCGGCTGAACTGCGTCGGTTGCATGACCAGGCTCATGAAGAATGTTTCATCGCCAATTCTGTGAAAACCCAAATCCGAATCGAGATCGAATGA